Proteins encoded by one window of Phycisphaerae bacterium:
- the ltrA gene encoding group II intron reverse transcriptase/maturase translates to MKESHGKGPASHSGPESCSVDREVAAEALTGENADQVLSCEIKHSGVPTLLTYAEGNTGGSVKGELPTDPAQSETLCMRGHSLHGNREVPRAPAEVGMAGRLEKATSRTSGMYARGKSDRPIVPRKPPNKGNTIVTPAEAVEERGLTEGNIGQTAVPWTQSRTRTSNGLAGVRRVARADKRARFTALLHHVTVDLLRESFYALKRQAAPGVDGMTWAQFEVNLEDRLRDLHGRVHRGAYRAQPSKRTFIPKADGRQRPLGIASVEDKVVQQAVVMVLNPIYEEDFLGFSYGFRPGRSQHDALDALWTGIMGKKVNWVLDADIRGFFDAISHEWMMKFLEHRIADRRILRLIRKWLRAGVSEAGTWSKTEMGTPQGAVISPLLANVYLHYVLDLWVHQWRTRTACGDVTIVRYADDYAMGFQHRAEAEQFLKELKERLDKFGLALHPDKTRLIEFGRFAVENRKRRGQGKPETFDFLGFTHICGRKWANRKFTVKRKTVGKRLAAKLREVRATLMRRRHEPVAGQARWLASVVRGYLNYHAVPGNMASVMAFRTQAIRHWLFALRRRSHKHRLPWKRFGPLADKWIPRARILHPYPNERFYAKHPK, encoded by the coding sequence ATGAAAGAGTCGCACGGAAAAGGCCCAGCCAGCCATTCCGGCCCCGAGTCATGTAGCGTCGATCGCGAGGTCGCCGCTGAAGCGTTGACAGGGGAAAACGCAGACCAGGTATTGAGCTGCGAAATCAAGCATTCCGGGGTGCCGACGCTGTTAACTTATGCGGAAGGCAACACCGGCGGCAGCGTCAAGGGCGAGCTGCCGACGGACCCCGCGCAGTCGGAGACCCTGTGTATGCGTGGACACTCCTTGCACGGGAACCGGGAGGTCCCACGAGCGCCCGCCGAAGTTGGCATGGCGGGCCGGCTGGAGAAGGCTACAAGCCGCACGTCCGGCATGTACGCTCGTGGGAAGTCGGACAGGCCCATAGTACCGAGGAAGCCGCCGAACAAAGGTAACACGATAGTGACACCCGCGGAGGCGGTGGAGGAAAGGGGCCTGACTGAGGGAAACATCGGACAGACGGCCGTGCCCTGGACACAGAGCCGGACCCGCACGTCGAACGGACTGGCCGGTGTGCGTAGAGTCGCACGCGCAGACAAGCGTGCACGGTTCACCGCCTTGCTGCACCACGTGACTGTCGATCTGCTCCGGGAGAGCTTCTACGCGCTCAAGCGCCAAGCGGCACCCGGCGTGGACGGCATGACGTGGGCGCAGTTCGAAGTCAACCTGGAGGATCGCTTGCGTGATCTTCATGGTCGGGTCCACCGAGGGGCCTACCGTGCGCAGCCCTCCAAGAGAACCTTCATCCCCAAAGCCGATGGGCGGCAACGACCACTGGGCATCGCGTCCGTGGAAGACAAGGTCGTCCAGCAGGCGGTGGTGATGGTGCTCAATCCCATCTACGAAGAAGACTTCCTGGGCTTTTCCTACGGATTCCGGCCCGGTCGCAGCCAGCACGATGCGCTGGATGCGCTCTGGACAGGAATCATGGGCAAGAAGGTGAATTGGGTGCTTGATGCAGACATTCGAGGCTTTTTCGATGCCATCAGCCACGAATGGATGATGAAGTTCCTCGAGCACCGCATCGCCGACCGGAGGATACTCCGCCTGATCCGCAAATGGCTCAGAGCAGGGGTATCCGAGGCCGGGACTTGGTCAAAGACGGAAATGGGTACGCCACAAGGAGCGGTGATATCACCACTCCTGGCAAACGTGTACCTTCACTACGTCCTTGATCTGTGGGTACACCAGTGGCGGACACGAACGGCTTGCGGCGATGTAACCATCGTGCGCTATGCAGACGACTACGCCATGGGATTCCAACACCGCGCCGAAGCCGAGCAGTTCCTGAAGGAACTCAAGGAACGATTAGACAAGTTCGGCTTGGCGCTGCACCCTGACAAGACCCGGCTGATCGAGTTCGGGCGGTTCGCCGTCGAGAACCGAAAGCGGCGGGGGCAGGGTAAGCCGGAGACCTTCGACTTCCTGGGGTTCACCCACATCTGTGGGCGCAAATGGGCCAACAGGAAGTTCACGGTCAAGCGAAAGACGGTGGGCAAGCGGCTGGCGGCCAAGCTCCGAGAAGTGAGGGCGACGCTGATGCGCCGCCGACACGAACCGGTAGCGGGGCAGGCTCGGTGGTTGGCGTCGGTGGTGAGGGGCTACCTCAACTACCACGCTGTCCCGGGCAATATGGCCAGCGTGATGGCGTTCCGAACGCAGGCGATACGTCACTGGCTCTTTGCGTTGCGACGCCGGAGCCACAAGCATCGGCTGCCTTGGAAGCGTTTCGGCC
- a CDS encoding ImmA/IrrE family metallo-endopeptidase — translation MARRFTKPKPEVSYLAPDDFENEAALILSEYGNAHGQVNEPPIPIDDIVEEYFKLVVEYKDLRAKYPEGDVLAAIFFNDKRIEVDASLVPEDFPAMRGRYRFTLAHELSHWRLHRHLYLRQANQPALLPAGGAKPDHVLRSRLTDRKEFQANHLAGCILMPREMVKRLWHAAHGSMDPIYLDDLRRKQQAILTAEVLRRGGIKSGDDAIDNMLLEYVARPMAETFEVSPDAMRIRLEGMNLLLRKKEPTLFA, via the coding sequence ATGGCTCGGAGATTCACAAAGCCCAAACCCGAGGTGTCGTATCTCGCTCCGGACGACTTCGAGAACGAAGCAGCGCTCATCCTCTCCGAATACGGAAACGCCCACGGCCAAGTAAATGAGCCACCCATTCCAATCGATGACATTGTCGAGGAGTATTTCAAGCTTGTGGTCGAGTACAAAGACCTGCGGGCAAAGTACCCGGAGGGCGATGTGCTGGCCGCGATCTTCTTCAACGACAAACGGATTGAGGTGGACGCGAGCCTGGTGCCTGAGGACTTCCCCGCCATGCGCGGCCGCTACCGATTCACTTTGGCGCATGAGTTGTCGCACTGGCGACTGCACCGCCATCTGTATCTACGGCAGGCCAACCAACCCGCGTTGCTGCCCGCAGGCGGCGCCAAGCCTGACCATGTGCTGCGCTCGCGGCTGACCGATCGAAAGGAGTTCCAGGCAAACCATTTGGCAGGCTGCATCTTAATGCCGCGCGAGATGGTGAAGAGGCTTTGGCATGCGGCGCACGGTAGCATGGATCCGATCTACCTTGACGATCTGCGCCGCAAGCAACAGGCGATCCTTACGGCGGAAGTCCTACGCCGCGGCGGCATCAAGTCCGGGGACGACGCCATCGACAACATGCTGCTGGAGTACGTGGCACGACCGATGGCGGAGACATTCGAAGTATCGCCGGATGCGATGCGCATTCGGCTCGAAGGAATGAATCTCCTTCTTCGCAAGAAGGAGCCGACACTGTTCGCGTGA
- a CDS encoding helix-turn-helix transcriptional regulator produces MSKKAQKRFGQLLREKRMEKGFSLRKFARLVGVSPTYLSQVEQMNVDPPTADRVKRMAELLGESVDAWTSLAGRITEDLPGIIHQEPTEVPDLLRAVRGLTADQLRELRQSAEDMKKKGK; encoded by the coding sequence ATGAGCAAGAAGGCCCAGAAGCGATTTGGACAATTGCTGCGTGAAAAGCGCATGGAAAAGGGATTCAGCTTGCGCAAGTTCGCCCGACTCGTTGGCGTCAGCCCGACGTATCTTTCGCAGGTCGAACAGATGAATGTGGACCCGCCCACAGCCGACCGCGTGAAGCGCATGGCAGAGCTGCTGGGCGAGAGCGTGGATGCGTGGACCTCCCTGGCAGGGCGGATAACGGAAGACCTTCCGGGGATCATTCATCAGGAACCAACCGAAGTGCCGGACCTGCTCCGCGCTGTGCGCGGCCTGACGGCTGATCAGTTGAGAGAGCTGCGGCAAAGCGCCGAAGACATGAAGAAGAAGGGAAAGTAG
- a CDS encoding restriction endonuclease subunit S → MTSTNGWPLVPLGELLTKNERMVSLVPAEKYREVTIRLWGKGVVLRRMVTGAEIAAERRFCVAADQFIVSRIDARNGAMGVVPTELDGAVVTNDFPSFESDRGKLLPAFLGWLSKTPAFVDMCRAASEGTTNRVRLKEDRFLQTPIPLPSLEVQRRIVARIDHLAAKLDESSNLARKAEAVTDSLLFAAHHKIAESAPREPFGEVAPLTRRPAVIDTFAEYPQISVRSFGKGTFHNPPLLGSEITWQKPFLVKRGDILVSNIKAWEGAIAVAGPDDDGRYGSHRYLTFVPTDGVATAHFLCFHLLSPEGLYHVGEASPGSADRNRTLSAKAMLEIPVPVPRYKQQLWFDRIWSRAVEVRELRHGAAAARDAMLPAILDRAFKGELS, encoded by the coding sequence ATGACGTCCACGAACGGTTGGCCTTTGGTGCCGCTTGGTGAACTCCTCACGAAGAATGAGCGCATGGTGTCGTTGGTTCCGGCCGAGAAGTACCGTGAAGTGACGATTCGGCTGTGGGGGAAAGGCGTTGTCCTTCGGCGGATGGTGACGGGTGCGGAGATTGCGGCCGAACGTCGATTCTGCGTCGCCGCCGACCAATTCATCGTGTCACGAATTGACGCTCGGAATGGTGCGATGGGCGTCGTGCCAACTGAGCTCGACGGTGCGGTCGTGACCAACGACTTCCCGTCTTTTGAATCAGACCGTGGGAAACTCCTTCCGGCGTTCCTTGGTTGGCTCAGCAAGACGCCGGCATTTGTCGACATGTGTCGCGCGGCGAGCGAGGGCACAACCAATCGCGTTCGCCTGAAGGAAGATCGATTTCTTCAGACGCCAATTCCCCTCCCGTCGTTGGAGGTCCAACGACGGATCGTAGCACGGATCGACCATCTCGCTGCTAAGCTCGACGAGAGCAGCAATCTTGCGCGCAAGGCAGAGGCCGTGACAGACAGCTTGCTATTCGCGGCCCATCACAAGATCGCCGAATCCGCACCGCGGGAGCCCTTCGGCGAAGTCGCCCCGTTGACGCGACGACCCGCCGTGATCGACACATTCGCCGAATACCCGCAAATCTCGGTTCGTTCGTTCGGAAAGGGGACCTTCCACAACCCGCCATTGCTTGGCAGTGAGATCACCTGGCAGAAACCGTTCCTTGTTAAACGCGGCGACATTCTAGTCAGTAACATCAAGGCGTGGGAGGGCGCAATCGCCGTTGCGGGTCCGGACGACGACGGGAGGTATGGCTCGCACCGCTACTTGACGTTTGTGCCGACCGATGGGGTGGCGACCGCGCACTTTCTCTGTTTTCATCTACTCTCGCCCGAAGGGCTCTACCACGTGGGCGAAGCCTCTCCCGGAAGCGCTGACCGGAACAGGACGCTAAGTGCCAAGGCCATGCTAGAGATTCCTGTTCCGGTGCCGAGGTACAAGCAACAGTTATGGTTCGACCGAATCTGGTCGCGCGCTGTAGAAGTTCGAGAGCTACGCCACGGGGCAGCCGCGGCGCGCGATGCCATGCTCCCAGCGATCCTCGATCGAGCGTTCAAGGGCGAACTGTCATGA
- a CDS encoding SAM-dependent DNA methyltransferase: MARNRREIINQPKTTAQQLSSLIKSARDIMRKDKGLNGDLDRLPLLTWIMFLKFLDDREKLEEARTAIAGKKYKSAIAPPYRWRDWAANKEGITGDELIAFVNQDEAIRPDGKRGTGLLAHLRKLRSTNGDRRRDVIANVFEGVINRMISGYLMRDVINLVDGIHFDSSEEIHTLARLYESMLRDMRDAAGDSGEFYTPRPVIQFMVTVTDPQLGEVVLDPACGTGGFLAEAFAYLEKQCKTVQQRKILQERSIRGGEAKPLPYMLSQMNLLLHGLDAPAIEYGNSLAVKITDIGDKDRVDVILTNPPFGGEEEAGIRGNFPADKQTSETALLFLQLIMRKLRKQRGSDSSGRAAIVVPNGTLFGDGVAARIKEELLKEFNLHTIVRLPNGVFSPYTAIPTNLLFFDRSGPTKEIWYYELPLPDGRRTYTKTKPIQFDEFTDCIKWYQLKRRKETDYAWRVPASQVLKYDGAGALASCNLDLKNPNSAAAMEHLPPKQLADDILAKERQIIAIIEEIKAELAEVST; this comes from the coding sequence ATGGCGAGGAACCGAAGAGAGATCATCAACCAACCCAAAACCACGGCGCAGCAATTGTCTAGCCTGATCAAATCAGCCCGCGACATCATGAGAAAGGACAAGGGCCTGAATGGCGACCTTGATCGCCTCCCCTTGCTGACCTGGATCATGTTCCTGAAGTTTCTCGACGACCGCGAGAAGCTCGAGGAAGCCCGCACGGCCATCGCGGGCAAGAAATACAAGTCGGCGATCGCGCCGCCCTATCGATGGCGCGACTGGGCCGCAAACAAAGAGGGCATCACAGGTGACGAACTGATCGCGTTCGTCAATCAGGACGAAGCGATTCGGCCTGACGGCAAGCGCGGCACCGGACTTCTTGCCCACCTGCGCAAACTCCGATCGACGAACGGTGACCGGCGGCGGGATGTCATCGCTAACGTGTTCGAAGGAGTAATCAACCGGATGATCTCTGGCTATCTCATGCGCGACGTGATCAACCTCGTCGACGGCATTCACTTCGATTCGTCGGAGGAAATTCACACGCTCGCGCGGTTGTACGAGTCCATGCTCCGCGACATGCGCGACGCCGCCGGCGACTCTGGCGAGTTCTACACGCCGCGGCCGGTGATTCAGTTCATGGTCACCGTCACCGACCCGCAACTCGGCGAAGTTGTGCTCGACCCGGCTTGCGGTACCGGCGGCTTCCTGGCCGAGGCATTCGCGTACTTGGAGAAGCAGTGCAAGACGGTGCAGCAGCGCAAAATCCTTCAAGAACGCAGCATTCGTGGCGGCGAGGCGAAACCACTGCCCTACATGCTCTCCCAGATGAACCTGTTGCTTCACGGACTCGACGCTCCGGCCATCGAATACGGCAACAGCCTGGCCGTGAAAATCACGGACATCGGCGATAAGGACCGCGTGGACGTCATCCTCACCAATCCGCCGTTCGGTGGCGAGGAGGAGGCGGGCATCCGTGGCAACTTCCCAGCGGACAAGCAAACCTCGGAAACGGCGCTTCTGTTCCTTCAACTCATTATGCGGAAGTTGCGCAAGCAGCGCGGGAGCGACTCTAGTGGCCGGGCCGCAATCGTTGTGCCCAATGGAACACTCTTCGGCGACGGCGTAGCGGCGCGAATCAAGGAGGAGTTGCTCAAAGAGTTCAATCTGCACACGATCGTCAGGCTACCGAACGGAGTGTTTTCCCCCTACACGGCGATTCCGACGAATCTGCTCTTCTTCGACCGCTCGGGGCCTACGAAGGAAATCTGGTATTACGAATTGCCACTGCCTGATGGGCGCCGAACCTATACCAAGACCAAGCCGATTCAATTCGACGAATTCACCGATTGCATCAAGTGGTATCAATTGAAACGGCGAAAGGAAACAGACTACGCTTGGCGCGTACCGGCCTCGCAGGTGCTGAAGTACGACGGCGCGGGCGCGCTGGCGTCATGCAACCTCGATTTAAAGAACCCGAACAGCGCCGCGGCGATGGAACATCTGCCGCCCAAACAACTGGCTGACGACATTCTTGCCAAGGAAAGGCAGATCATCGCGATCATCGAGGAGATCAAAGCCGAACTCGCGGAGGTCAGTACATGA
- a CDS encoding ParA family protein — MAQIVAMYNNKGGVSKTTTLFNLAVFLSRGGKRVLVVDCDPQCNVTEMFFASTDLLDDPDRDLPGTSIYQALHPRFAGDTRSIDAASIQLVDSGIYPNLSILRGDLEFTMAENYFGNAWNQAITENINEKNTYVVFYRMLHTLAAVKQFDYVLCDVGPSTGAITRTVVLACDGFIVPLTPDRFCYQAVRVLGSVIRQWIERHDQITRTFTPFGIDSFPGRPLMLGAVIQNFKVHSGRVKESYVKWQNMIAEKIASDLLGPGGVDAGPHCDPKHPFVATIRDVGPLAPVAQMFGRAIFDIRQEDTKVASTTGQMYYGTVWQPWLEKMGEYQSEIEKIAKVLP; from the coding sequence ATGGCGCAGATAGTTGCAATGTACAACAACAAGGGCGGCGTTTCCAAGACGACCACCTTGTTCAATCTGGCAGTATTTCTTTCGCGCGGAGGCAAACGCGTACTCGTGGTCGATTGCGATCCACAGTGCAACGTCACTGAGATGTTCTTTGCATCGACGGATTTGCTAGACGACCCCGACCGCGACTTGCCGGGTACATCGATTTATCAAGCGCTGCACCCCCGCTTTGCCGGTGACACTCGCAGCATCGACGCAGCGTCAATACAGCTGGTGGACTCCGGAATATATCCGAACCTCTCAATCCTCCGGGGTGACCTCGAGTTTACGATGGCCGAGAACTACTTCGGCAATGCCTGGAACCAGGCGATTACTGAAAACATCAACGAGAAGAACACCTACGTCGTCTTTTACCGAATGCTCCACACACTGGCCGCTGTCAAGCAGTTCGACTACGTGCTTTGCGATGTTGGGCCGAGCACCGGTGCCATCACTCGGACAGTAGTGCTCGCGTGCGACGGGTTCATCGTGCCGCTTACTCCGGATCGGTTCTGCTATCAGGCGGTCCGCGTCTTGGGATCAGTCATTCGCCAATGGATCGAACGCCACGACCAGATCACGCGGACGTTCACCCCGTTCGGGATCGACTCATTCCCGGGGCGTCCACTGATGCTCGGAGCGGTCATCCAAAACTTCAAGGTGCACAGTGGGCGCGTCAAAGAGTCATACGTCAAGTGGCAGAACATGATTGCCGAGAAAATCGCCTCCGATCTGCTCGGCCCGGGTGGCGTAGATGCAGGGCCACACTGCGATCCGAAGCACCCCTTTGTGGCCACCATCCGCGATGTTGGTCCCCTGGCCCCGGTTGCCCAGATGTTTGGACGGGCGATCTTCGACATCAGACAGGAGGACACGAAGGTCGCATCCACCACCGGCCAGATGTACTACGGAACGGTGTGGCAGCCGTGGCTCGAAAAGATGGGTGAGTATCAAAGCGAGATCGAGAAGATCGCGAAGGTGCTACCGTGA
- a CDS encoding DEAD/DEAH box helicase family protein has translation MPSEADTCRRFVVPRLQVAGWDAEPYRINEQVTFTDGRIVVAGRRGRRRPGKRADYILRYRPDLAIAVVEAKPTFATPGDGLQQAKEYAEILGLKFAYATNGQGIVEFDFTTGIERPISTFPTPADLWARLTWDESLDSAAADHLLTAAYHLSGKSPRYYQEIAINRAVQAIAQGHQRVLLTMATGTGKTVVAFQICWKLWSSRWNRTGEHRRPRILYLADRNVLIDDPMAKIFAPFGEARWKIANGQAVRSREMYFAIYQAIAKDANRPGLYREFPPDFFDLIIVDECHRGSARDDSNWREIIDYFAPAAKLGMTATPRRQDNADTYDYFGDPIYTYSLRQGIDDGFLAPYRVHRVVTTWDAAGWRPTQGELDRFGREIPDEEYHTNDFERRVALRARTEAVARHLADYMRRTDRFAKTIVFCVDQEHADEMRRALNNLSADLVRNDSDYVCRVTSDEGEIGRGHLSNFQDVERRTPVILTTSQLLTTGIDAPTVENIVLVRVINSMTEFKQIIGRGTRVRDDYGKLFFSILDYTGSATRMFADPDFDGEPSIETEQTIDETGEPTSDETVVTPEDEPEDEDGPTVLPPDVDDGPRRKFYVDGGQVEVAAHLVYELDPDGNQLRVVQFTDYTADKVRMLYRNAAELRGEWADPDKRREIIDRLEDRGIDFDHLAETANQPDADPLDLLCHLAFNAPLRTRRERAQRLRTERQDFFDQYGPEAKAILNELLDKYTEHGTAQFVVPDVLELPPINEHGNVIEIAAKFGTAARLRAAVNQLQTLLYEAA, from the coding sequence ATGCCCAGCGAAGCTGACACCTGCAGGCGGTTTGTCGTCCCCCGGCTCCAAGTCGCCGGGTGGGACGCCGAGCCGTACCGCATCAACGAGCAGGTGACGTTCACCGATGGACGGATCGTGGTGGCTGGCCGGCGCGGGCGTCGACGTCCCGGCAAGCGTGCCGATTATATCCTCCGATACCGTCCCGACCTCGCCATCGCGGTGGTCGAGGCGAAGCCGACCTTCGCCACACCCGGGGACGGACTCCAGCAAGCCAAGGAGTACGCCGAGATCCTGGGGTTGAAGTTCGCGTACGCTACCAACGGGCAGGGCATTGTCGAGTTCGACTTCACGACCGGCATCGAGCGCCCCATTAGTACCTTCCCGACGCCGGCGGATCTGTGGGCACGTCTCACGTGGGACGAGTCCCTCGACTCCGCCGCCGCCGACCACTTGCTCACGGCCGCATACCACCTGAGCGGCAAATCGCCGCGTTACTACCAGGAAATTGCCATCAACCGCGCCGTGCAGGCGATTGCGCAGGGCCATCAGCGCGTTCTGCTCACGATGGCGACCGGAACCGGCAAAACGGTCGTCGCGTTCCAGATCTGCTGGAAGCTCTGGTCCTCGCGATGGAATCGAACTGGCGAGCACCGGCGGCCGCGTATTCTGTACCTCGCGGATCGAAACGTCCTGATCGATGACCCGATGGCGAAGATTTTCGCCCCCTTCGGCGAAGCCCGCTGGAAAATTGCAAACGGCCAAGCGGTCAGAAGCCGGGAGATGTACTTCGCCATCTATCAAGCTATTGCAAAGGACGCGAATCGCCCAGGGCTGTACCGCGAGTTCCCCCCCGATTTCTTCGACCTGATCATCGTAGATGAGTGTCACCGTGGAAGTGCTCGCGACGACAGCAATTGGCGCGAAATCATCGACTATTTCGCGCCCGCCGCAAAGCTCGGTATGACGGCAACACCTCGACGTCAGGACAATGCCGACACATACGACTATTTCGGCGACCCCATCTACACGTACAGCCTTCGTCAGGGCATCGACGATGGCTTCCTAGCACCGTACCGCGTGCATCGCGTCGTCACGACCTGGGACGCAGCTGGTTGGCGGCCGACGCAGGGAGAGCTTGATCGCTTCGGTCGCGAGATCCCGGACGAAGAGTACCACACGAACGACTTCGAGCGCCGCGTGGCGCTCCGTGCCAGAACGGAGGCCGTCGCGAGACACTTGGCCGACTACATGCGACGCACCGACCGCTTTGCCAAGACGATTGTGTTCTGTGTGGATCAGGAGCATGCCGATGAGATGCGTCGTGCGTTGAACAACCTCAGCGCCGATCTGGTTCGAAATGATTCAGACTACGTCTGCCGCGTCACGTCCGATGAAGGCGAAATCGGGCGCGGCCACCTCAGCAACTTTCAGGATGTTGAGCGTCGCACGCCGGTTATTCTCACCACGTCGCAACTGCTGACCACGGGAATCGACGCGCCCACGGTGGAGAACATCGTGCTGGTCAGAGTCATCAACTCGATGACGGAGTTCAAGCAGATCATCGGGCGCGGAACCCGCGTCCGCGACGACTACGGCAAACTGTTCTTCAGCATTCTTGATTACACCGGCTCAGCTACGCGGATGTTTGCCGACCCCGACTTCGACGGCGAGCCGAGCATCGAGACTGAGCAAACGATCGACGAAACGGGCGAACCGACCAGTGACGAAACGGTGGTGACCCCCGAGGATGAGCCGGAAGATGAGGACGGACCGACCGTCCTACCGCCTGACGTCGACGACGGGCCGCGCCGCAAGTTCTACGTCGACGGCGGACAAGTCGAGGTCGCCGCGCACCTCGTGTACGAGCTCGACCCAGACGGCAACCAGCTTCGCGTCGTGCAATTCACGGACTACACCGCAGACAAGGTGCGCATGCTGTACCGCAACGCCGCCGAACTTCGCGGCGAATGGGCCGACCCGGACAAGCGGCGGGAGATCATCGATCGGCTGGAGGATCGCGGAATTGACTTCGACCACCTGGCCGAGACAGCTAATCAGCCTGATGCCGATCCTCTCGACCTCTTGTGTCACCTGGCCTTCAACGCGCCGCTGCGTACACGGCGAGAGCGTGCGCAGCGGCTCCGCACGGAACGACAGGATTTTTTTGATCAGTATGGACCCGAAGCCAAGGCCATTCTGAATGAGCTATTGGACAAGTACACGGAACACGGCACGGCGCAGTTCGTCGTGCCTGACGTGCTCGAATTACCGCCAATTAACGAGCACGGTAACGTGATCGAGATTGCTGCCAAGTTTGGCACCGCGGCACGCCTACGCGCGGCGGTTAACCAGCTCCAAACGCTGCTGTACGAGGCGGCATAG
- a CDS encoding phage Gp37/Gp68 family protein — MAQTSTIEWTEATWNPVVGCRKVSAGCANCYAERMSKRLAAMAKADLACGRNPGKKEGYLHVINRRGGWNGDVYLDYSCVEAPLSWTAPRVIFVNSMSDLFHEDVPETFVQAVFDVMNRCEQHTFQVLTKRPERAAKMSRRLTWGSNIWMGTSVEDKAVTQRVHEIRRTSAAIKFLSVEPLIGPIPRLPLTGIDWVIVGGESGPGARPVHIDWVRQIRDRCVARGVPFFFKQWGGVDKKRAGRILDGRTWDQMPCDGRIEVIGHG; from the coding sequence ATGGCCCAAACCTCCACGATTGAATGGACGGAAGCGACATGGAATCCGGTTGTAGGCTGCCGGAAGGTCAGCGCCGGTTGTGCTAATTGCTACGCGGAGCGGATGTCGAAGCGTCTTGCGGCGATGGCGAAGGCTGACCTTGCTTGCGGCCGCAACCCCGGCAAGAAGGAAGGGTACCTTCATGTCATCAATCGACGCGGCGGCTGGAACGGTGACGTCTATCTCGACTATTCGTGCGTCGAGGCGCCGCTGTCGTGGACCGCACCACGCGTGATTTTTGTCAACTCGATGAGCGACCTGTTCCACGAGGATGTTCCGGAGACGTTTGTCCAAGCGGTCTTCGACGTTATGAACCGTTGCGAGCAGCATACGTTCCAAGTGCTCACAAAGCGCCCAGAGCGCGCCGCGAAGATGTCACGACGCTTGACATGGGGATCCAACATCTGGATGGGCACGAGCGTCGAAGACAAGGCGGTCACCCAGCGCGTACACGAGATTCGTCGGACGAGCGCCGCCATCAAGTTCCTGTCGGTCGAACCGTTGATTGGACCAATTCCGCGCCTCCCGCTCACCGGGATCGACTGGGTGATCGTGGGCGGCGAATCTGGACCGGGCGCTAGACCGGTGCACATTGACTGGGTTCGACAGATTCGCGACCGCTGTGTCGCCAGGGGTGTCCCCTTCTTCTTCAAGCAATGGGGTGGCGTCGACAAAAAGCGAGCCGGTCGCATTCTCGACGGTCGGACCTGGGACCAGATGCCATGTGATGGCAGAATTGAGGTGATCGGGCATGGCTGA